aaaataataaataatgaattTCTTCTTATATGAATTAGTAATAATTActcataaaatattaatataagagtaaagtacactcacccctctcaaggtttgttagaattacattccaccccattcttgtctaaaatctacaccccaccccattttatatagatgcaaatttagtgacgaaaaatattcttcattaataattagttattatttaaattgtaaatcaattatttcaaaaaatattttcaatataatccaataaatttaaaaatgaaaacatcacagtcctcctcattctctcaatcgcggtcttcctccataaattcaaaatgcaaattctgcaatagcacacccgaccggtttacaaaccatatctcgaacatagggaaacatgcttgtgttttcatatttggtaataattcaattttaatcaaaataatctctttatacctcaaattttgaaaattggattgtagacccaaaaagcaagacaaatgggtgaagaaaatagagaaacaaaattaagaaatatgaagtggatcggaggttattagaacccaacgatgcggtggagcaccttttttaacaaaatccaacgacatcttaaaccaacagagtGTTCGCTTGCAACTTaaagggggtgaagttcacaagaagtagttgaacatatagctttgggaatgtgcgattcatgttctgtggttcaggtcgcaacaaaactttgatgcatggtggtgtcatggggtttcacattctgggacagtggccgtcgtgttaaagggagcaaaggcttggtggtgaccgtttgtggtgagaaatatgatttggagacagatgggacgtggacttaacagacagagtggattgtttttttaaatttaattcagtaaaattattttcataaattaatgtatgatagtgtatatgcattaaacttatttaaattttgactaattagtaattattttttattagtgacgaatttgttttcgtcactaaattttgcctttataaaaaatggggtggagtgtagatttaaaaaaagaatggggtggagtgtcattctggcaaaccttgagggggtgagtgtattttactcttaatataaatatgaaatattattatctttaattatttattatattagtAAGAATATTAATacttttccataaaaaaaagaatattaatACTGAGCAAAATAATAAAGACTAAGCAATTAATATATTTGACTTGTTGATTACGTGGGATTGTGGAAGACTTATgatgattatttatttattattttttattacacTTGTTTATGTGCCCATGATTTCCTATTCCCACTATATAAACAAAGGCTTTTTCCACAACAGAAGAGTGAAAAACGCATGTAAGTATTCTAGATTTTGAATTTGATTTGTCTTGTCATTTGATTAGAGTCAGAGATTACTCTTTCAAACCTTTTACATGAAATTGAGATCACAATAGTATGTACGTTCATCTTAATATTTGTAATTCAGTGCTTAACaggattttcaatttttgttgcgGTTGTGAATGCATTGCAAATTTTCTAACTAATTCGGGTTCATGCGGTAACAATTGAGGTTGCGATGAAAAAACAAGAGTAAAATCCCTTTAAGTTGTGGCCGAAATTTTGATTGTTGACcgtagttcaaaaccctagttCTTGCAGAGTTCATGAGATAGGGTTAGATTAGGCTTGACAATTTATTTTCACTTAATAAGTTCCATTTTATCTCTTTCATAGCAGGACATGTATTGGGTTTGAATGCTTCGGTGCCTCTCTTGATACTCCTTCGAATTAAGGTTAATTTAAGTTTTGACTTGTGTGATTTTGTGTATCCTGAAAACTACTAATCTTTATTCTTCACCCCATTTACAGATTTTGTCTCCTTGTACTTGGTCAAATTTTGCTGCCTGACTCGAGTCAACATGAAAGGCCAAACTCCGAAACGTGGACTGAAATGCAAAGGAAAAGAGAAAGTTTCAATGAAACAAGTCAATGACGATGGATCTAAGCAGAGCTTCGAGAAAATTTTGGTTCCAACCAAATCATGTGCAGAAAATTCTCCACCACCACAACAGGATATGGATTTGGATTGTGAAAAAGTTGTAGATGTAGTTCCCATCCCTTGTTCCAGCAAGAGAAAGAAGCCAAAAACCAGCAAATTCAAAGGTGTTCGTCGTAGGTCATCTGGGAATTTCGCAGCAGAAATTCGAGACCCGATTCGAAGGGTCAGGTTGTGGTTGGGTACTTTCAAAAATGAACTAGATGCTGCTAAGGCTTATGAGAATAAGAAGAAGGAATTGCGGCGTGAACTCAAGTCAACTCAATCTAGTAAGAGTCGTAAAGGAAGGAATGTTTCAGGACCATGAGAAGATAACTCAATTTAAAATGAATAATGTTTGGGTGTCTAAACACTCATATAACAACGTAAGAGagtatgaaatggaagagagatGTTAATtatagagtttaatggatatgcactgacagtgtaaaatagttttacacagacatccaattgaattccgtcaaatcagaaaatatcttattcttttaattaaaattaaagtcaaatgtaattatctctcctatgtggcatgctttgattggatgactgtgtaaaactattttacactgtcagtgcatatccattaaactcttaattatatatatgatatgatatgaagaaaagagataaaaataagagaATGTGATGTAACGTGATATAAGCTcacttgcaaaaaaaaaattaataaattttgttttaaattatatatcGAGTCCCAGTATAAATCATCAATGTAACTAAGTTGCATGAAATTTAATTtactaaaaatttaaattttcatataTAAACTTAAATTACATGTAAATCACAAATTGAAAGTTGATCTAATTATTTTGGAACAAAAATTTAGCAACCTGACTTATTAATTAAGTAAGatcacaaaaaatattttctaagattgatttttttctttgaacCATATGGGTATTCTCTCTCGCGGCAATTCAATTCAAGTATAGAACCacgtacttttttttttttgaaactggatAATTCATTAAAGAAATCAAGAAGCCATAGAGGCTAGTACATCAACTTGAATCAAAGACTCCAACTCTGACGACACCTCCTCGATCCAAATAGAGTTATGGATTTTTGAGGAGTTCTTAGCCAAGTGATCGGCTACAGAATTGTCGGTTCGACGAACAAAAGACAAAATAAAATGCGAAAAAGATGAGACTAAGTCTCTACAATCATTAAGAATTGAAAACAAATAGGAATCACCACGCTTAGACTTCTGCCATGTCTCAAAGAGATATAGACAGTCTGTTTCAAGGCACACCTCCCGGAACCCCAAGTCTTTGGCCAAAGAGAGCGACCACCGGAAAGCTAAAGCTTCTGCAATAACTGGTGAGGGAGCATCCACTGGAGACGCTACTGTCGCTGCCATAACCTCAGCTGCGTTATTTCTGGCAATAAAACCAAGGCTCGTCACTGCTTGTAGCACCCATGAAGCATCAAAGTTAATCTTGATAATATCCCCATGCGGTTTGGTCCATGAAGCACGAGCAAGGATCCTTTGTTCCACCGGAGCTCGATCCAAGGCCATATCCTCAACTGGCGAAATAAGGCTGCTGAACCGTGCCATAATACCTGAAAAATCTGGTAGCTTCTGCTGGTAGATAACATCACTACGGAGCTCCCATAGTACATAAAGAAACCTAAGGCACAACCCTCCCAACTCATCGTCATGGTGCTCAAAAAACTGTTGCAGAAAATCCATAGGCTCCTCGCCATGACGGAAGCGCACACACATGGGAGAAGCGAACCACCATCTGGACACAATCAGGCACATGAAGAGGACGTGAACCACAGTTTCTGGGCTCGCGCAACAAAACGGGCACTCCTCCTCCACTTGCATCCCACGAATCCGCAAAGCATGTCTCACAGAAATAATCTTCTTAGCCACTCTCCAAGCCATCTCCTTACAACGAGGTAGAGCTTCGACGGACCACAAAGCTTTCCAAAAACTTGCATGAGATTGCTGGCCCAATGAAGAAGAAGGCTCCTCTCGGATCCTTCGTTGCCGAATGAAGCCATAAGCAGACTTCGTAGTGTACCCGCCATCACTAGTATGCGGCCAAAACAAGACATCAAGAGACGGTTGCATAAGGAGAGGAAGCTGTAAAATCTCCTGCGCCGTCGGGGGCCAAAACATTAACTCCACCAAATTCCTGTTCCAAACCTGCATGTTAGCCACAAATAAGTTTGAAACAGTACGCAAGTTTGCACCAGTTGCTAAATCATGTCTAAACACAGTTGGGACCCCACTTGGGAGCCATTTATCCCCCCACAAATCAATACTCCGCCCATTGCCCACTCGCCACCGGGAACCTTCCTCAAAAATCCATTTTGCACGAAAAATGCTTGTCCACGCATAGCTTGGACGCCCATGTTTCTTAGCTGCAAAAAGAGAAGATTGAGGAAAATACACAGCTTTGAAAACTCTACCCAACAGAGAGTCTGGGTTTTTAAAAATTCGCCACCAATTCTCTCCAGCCAGTGCCATATTGAACGCTTTAAAGTCCCTAAAACCAATTCCTCCATCAAACTTAGACCTGCATAAGGAGTCCCATTTTAGCCGATGAATACTCCTACGGTCTGCGTCCCCCCTCCAATAAAATTTACTGATCATTCGCTCAATATCTGCATATAAGCCATCAAGTAATAAAAAACAAGACATAATATAAGATGTGATTGCCTGGGCAACCGCCTTAATAAGCACCTCTCTTCCCGCTCGAGATAGAGAAAGCTCCTTCCAGCCCTTTAGTTTCTTTCAAACTCTTTCCTTGACAAATTGAAATATTTGGGGTTTTGACTTACCAGTGATGGTAGGAATGCCCAAATATCTGTCGTAGCTATCCACAACCTTTACACCCAAAAGCGGCTTTAGCTCGTTAAAACGGGGACTAAGCACATTACGGCTACAAGATAACATTGATTTGTCAAAATTGATGACCGGACCAGACACCCGCTCGTAGGAAGCAAGCACCCTCATCACTGTGGAAGCTTCCTCCGTCGTTGCTCGGGCAAAAACAATGTTGTCATCTGCAAAAAGAAGATGTGAAATAACAGGGATAGATGCAGGGCGTGCAATTTTAATACCATGCAAAGTAGAGGCCTCTATCTCCTTCTGAATCAAGGCCGAAAAAACTTCACCACAAAGGATAAATAAATAAGGAGATAGAGGGTCTCCTTGCCTCAAGCCTCTACCTGGATCAAAAGGCCTTTGAGGACTTCCATTTAACATCACCTGGAATTGAACTGAGGTAACACAGTCCATAATTAAACCAACCCAGGCTAAAGGAAAGTCTATTTGCGTAAGCACACTACGAAGAAATGGCCATTCGACCCTATCATAGGCTTTCGACATGTCAAGCTTGAGAGCCATCATGCCATTGCGACCAGAcatctttttcttcataaaatgaAAACACTCATAGGCCACCAAGGCATTATATGTTATAAGCCTACCAGGAACAAATGCACTTTGAGGACCAACAATAATATCAGGTAGCACCAACTTAAGCCTATTTGCAATAGTTTTtgtaataaatttaaaaagcaCGTTGCAAAGGTTAATAAGCCTAAACTGTGTTGCATGGACAGATTTTTTAACCTTTGGAATCAAAACAAGCAGGGTTTTAT
This is a stretch of genomic DNA from Lotus japonicus ecotype B-129 chromosome 1, LjGifu_v1.2. It encodes these proteins:
- the LOC130730413 gene encoding uncharacterized protein LOC130730413, which codes for MATQRRKRNRIEELFDDGGRKWVDDRNIARVLIDYFATLFSSSNPTDIETATSFVAGRISEGHLAILNDPFTQEELEEAVFNMNPSKAPGLDGLPALFFKKFWHIIGDDISNFCLEVLHGRVSPGTINKTLLVLIPKVKKSVHATQFRLINLCNVLFKFITKTIANRLKLVLPDIIVGPQSAFVPGRLITYNALVAYECFHFMKKKMSGRNGMMALKLDMSKAYDRVEWPFLRSVLTQIDFPLAWVGLIMDCVTSVQFQVMLNGSPQRPFDPGRGLRQGDPLSPYLFILCGEVFSALIQKEIEASTLHGIKIARPASIPVISHLLFADDNIVFARATTEEASTVMRVLASYERVSGPVINFDKSMLSCSRNVLSPRFNELKPLLGVKVVDSYDRYLGIPTITDIERMISKFYWRGDADRRSIHRLKWDSLCRSKFDGGIGFRDFKAFNMALAGENWWRIFKNPDSLLGRVFKAVYFPQSSLFAAKKHGRPSYAWTSIFRAKWIFEEGSRWRVGNGRSIDLWGDKWLPSGVPTVFRHDLATGANLRTVSNLFVANMQVWNRNLVELMFWPPTAQEILQLPLLMQPSLDVLFWPHTSDGGYTTKSAYGFIRQRRIREEPSSSLGQQSHASFWKALWSVEALPRCKEMAWRVAKKIISVRHALRIRGMQVEEECPFCCASPETVVHVLFMCLIVSRWWFASPMCVRFRHGEEPMDFLQQFFEHHDDELGGLCLRFLYVLWELRSDVIYQQKLPDFSGIMARFSSLISPVEDMALDRAPVEQRILARASWTKPHGDIIKINFDASWVLQAVTSLGFIARNNAAEVMAATVASPVDAPSPVIAEALAFRWSLSLAKDLGFREVCLETDCLYLFETWQKSKRGDSYLFSILNDCRDLVSSFSHFILSFVRRTDNSVADHLAKNSSKIHNSIWIEEVSSELESLIQVDVLASMAS